DNA from uncultured Fusobacterium sp.:
AACTCCATCAGTTAATATCCCTGCTAGAGAGCTTATGACTATTGAACCACTATTTAAAATAGAGGATTTAAAAAATGTACAAGTTTTAAAAGACATTCATTCAACATTAGATTTACAAAATAAATATTGGCAAGAAATATTAATTTCTGAATAATTTGGAGGAAAAAATGAAATTTTCTATAGAAAAGGAAAAACTAATTTCAGTTCTTTCTGAATATACAAATATACTTAAAGATAATCCTATAAAACCGATTGTTTCTGGTTTAAAAATAGTTGCTAAAGAAGATACTATTCTTTTTATTGGAACTAATTTAGAAGTTGAACACATTAGAAAAGTAAAAGCTGATATAGTAGAAAATGGAGAAGTTATTATAAAACCTTTTTTACTTCTTGAATATATAAAACTATTAGATGAAAATGAAATTGAAATCTCTTCTAATGATAGCTTTGTTACTGTACATCAAGCAGAATTTTCTATTTTAGAGGGAGGAAATTATCCAATAATAGTAGAATTAGAAGGACAAAACTTACTTTCTATAAATGGAGCTCACTTTGTTCAATTACTTGAAAAAGCTAAGTTTGCAGCAAATTTATCTCCAGAAAATATTCAAATAAATTGTGTTAGAGCAGTTTTTAAAAAGGATGAATTAAACTTAGTTTCCACAGATTCTTATAGATTACTTTTCTTAAGAGAGAAAATTAATTGTTTAGAATCAAAAGAAATATCTATTCCTATGGAAACAGTAAATACAATTTGTAAATTATTAAAAGATTATGATAGAGATATTTTAATAAGTTATAGTGGTGAAACTCTAGTAATTACTTGGGAAGATTCTTATTTTTCTAGTAAAACAATTGGACTTCAATATCCTGATTTTAAAACTATTTTAAGAATTTCATCTTTTGAAAAGAAGATGGAATTTAATAGAGATGAATTAAAAAGTGCTATTAAAAGAGTTATTACTGTTGCAAAAACAAGTTTAGATGCTAAATTTGGTGCTATTTTTAATTTTACAGGAAAAATGATGGTAATTAATGCTTTTTCTGGAAGAGCTAAAATTAATCAAAAAGTCAATATGCTTAAAGAAGGAGAGGATTTTAAAGCTTCTCTAAATTGTAAATTTGTAATGGATTATATAGAAAATATTTCTAATAATGTTATTATTAGTGGAAATAATGCTTCCTCTATGTTTGAAATTAAAGAGTTAGATAATGATGATTATATCTATATATTAATGCCATTAGCTTTAAGAGATTAATAAAATAAATTTAAAATAACCTTCATTTAAAGAATAAGGGGCTGTTGCAATTTAAGAATTTGCAACAGACCCTATTTATTTTTTAAATTTTATCATTCTTTTTTATAACTTTAATAAATTTATTTTCTAGCACAATCTTTTGCAGAGCCTACCATTATTTCCAATCCATGTTTTAATTCTGGTATAATAAAAGTCAATGATTCTTCTACAGCTTTTGGACTCCCAGGCATATTTATAATTAATGTATCCTTTCTTATTCCTGCAGTAGCTCTTGATAACATAGCTCTTTTAGTTATTGTTAAAGAATAAGCTCTCATCGCTTCAGGTATTCCTGGTACTCTTTTTTCTATTATTGCTTCTGTTGCTTCTGGAGTTACATCTCTTTTGGAAAAACCTGTTCCCCCTGTAGTTAAAATTAAATCAGCGTGATTTTTATCACATATTTCTGAAAGAGTATCTTTTATTACTTGAAATTCATCTGGAATTAAAACTTTTTTAGTAACTATATACCCATTTTCAACTGCAATTTTTTCAATTACTTGACTTGACAAGTCCTCTCTTTCTCCTCTTGATCCTTTATCACTCATACACACAATAGCAACTCTAAACATAACTATATCACTCCCTGTTTAAAAAGATTATCTTTTGTTTAATTATACCATAAATTCTAAATAAAGCTTGATATTTTTTAGAAAATTTGTTATCATTTAGCTAGAGAATCAATGTAAAATATAGTATCTAGG
Protein-coding regions in this window:
- the dnaN gene encoding DNA polymerase III subunit beta encodes the protein MKFSIEKEKLISVLSEYTNILKDNPIKPIVSGLKIVAKEDTILFIGTNLEVEHIRKVKADIVENGEVIIKPFLLLEYIKLLDENEIEISSNDSFVTVHQAEFSILEGGNYPIIVELEGQNLLSINGAHFVQLLEKAKFAANLSPENIQINCVRAVFKKDELNLVSTDSYRLLFLREKINCLESKEISIPMETVNTICKLLKDYDRDILISYSGETLVITWEDSYFSSKTIGLQYPDFKTILRISSFEKKMEFNRDELKSAIKRVITVAKTSLDAKFGAIFNFTGKMMVINAFSGRAKINQKVNMLKEGEDFKASLNCKFVMDYIENISNNVIISGNNASSMFEIKELDNDDYIYILMPLALRD
- a CDS encoding MogA/MoaB family molybdenum cofactor biosynthesis protein, which translates into the protein MFRVAIVCMSDKGSRGEREDLSSQVIEKIAVENGYIVTKKVLIPDEFQVIKDTLSEICDKNHADLILTTGGTGFSKRDVTPEATEAIIEKRVPGIPEAMRAYSLTITKRAMLSRATAGIRKDTLIINMPGSPKAVEESLTFIIPELKHGLEIMVGSAKDCARK